In Halobaculum rubrum, the following are encoded in one genomic region:
- a CDS encoding anthranilate synthase component II: MTRVLVVDNYDSFAYNLVQYVGELADEVLVRRNDRIEADGIGALDPDGIVVSPGPGTPEDAGVSIPVFEELTYPTLGVCLGHQALCAANGAAVTLAPEVVHGKPSEVRHDGRGVFAGLSDRVDVGRYHSLCVEHDAIPPELVETAWTDDEREVVMGVRHTKRPHVGVQFHPESVLTPGGKHMIRNFLGVCERGGFE, from the coding sequence GTGACCCGCGTCCTCGTCGTCGACAACTACGACTCGTTCGCGTACAACCTCGTCCAGTACGTCGGCGAGTTGGCCGACGAAGTGCTCGTTCGGCGCAACGACCGGATCGAGGCGGACGGGATCGGCGCCCTCGACCCGGACGGCATCGTCGTTTCGCCCGGTCCCGGAACCCCCGAGGATGCGGGCGTCTCCATCCCGGTGTTCGAGGAACTGACGTACCCCACGCTGGGCGTGTGTCTGGGCCACCAAGCCCTGTGCGCCGCCAACGGCGCCGCGGTCACGCTCGCGCCGGAGGTCGTCCACGGGAAACCCTCCGAGGTGCGCCACGACGGCCGCGGCGTGTTCGCCGGCCTGTCCGACCGCGTCGATGTCGGGCGGTATCACTCGCTGTGTGTCGAGCACGACGCGATCCCGCCGGAACTCGTCGAGACCGCCTGGACCGACGACGAGCGCGAGGTCGTGATGGGCGTTCGCCACACGAAACGACCCCACGTCGGCGTGCAGTTCCACCCCGAGAGCGTCCTCACGCCCGGCGGGAAGCACATGATCCGAAACTTCCTGGGGGTCTGTGAACGAGGTGGGTTCGAATGA
- a CDS encoding anthranilate synthase component I family protein, whose protein sequence is METVTDREAFRRLAVDAPADARIPVERRVAVDDPFDAYRRARRGDRSGVFYETTGGQPGWGYFGVDPAETLTVGPDAAVRDPDHPGHGDYAAPSPTLSALEGLLDSGTLVRGDCDVPYPCGAFGWLSYDVARELESFPHDGAVDDRGLPRLQAAVYPTLASWAEPRTDGTTTLRITSCPRLDDHPGADAAYEAGLAAAGDLARRARTGDPSVAPAPAAGADAASATFESDCGREAYAERVRRVKESIRAGDTFQANVSQRLAAPAAVHPVTAYAALRARNPAPYSGLVEFPGVDLVSASPELLLRRVPGADPDGDGNVETDDREDGARLETEPIAGTRPRGGDPEADAAQEAELAGDEKERAEHAMLVDLERNDLGKVSEYGSVSVPEYRRVDRYSEVMHLVSLVEGTERPDRSLADTLAAVSPGGTITGAPKPKTMAIIDALEGTRRGPYTGSMFAAGLDGRLVANIVIRTLVRTDDEYHLRVGAGVVHDSDPNAEYEETLAKARALVRSVDDALDADMAVEGDGTGGEKRDAEGRDTAERDTAERDTGGDE, encoded by the coding sequence ATGGAGACGGTTACGGACCGCGAGGCGTTCCGTCGCCTCGCGGTCGACGCCCCCGCGGACGCCCGGATCCCCGTGGAGCGCCGGGTCGCGGTCGACGACCCGTTCGACGCCTACCGCCGCGCCCGACGCGGCGATCGATCGGGCGTGTTCTACGAGACCACCGGCGGCCAGCCCGGTTGGGGATACTTCGGCGTCGACCCCGCGGAGACGCTGACGGTCGGTCCCGACGCGGCCGTCCGCGACCCCGATCACCCGGGCCACGGTGACTACGCCGCGCCGTCGCCGACGCTGTCGGCGCTTGAGGGACTGCTCGACTCCGGAACGCTCGTGCGCGGCGACTGCGACGTGCCGTATCCGTGCGGCGCCTTCGGCTGGCTCTCGTACGACGTCGCTCGGGAGCTGGAGTCGTTCCCCCACGACGGCGCGGTCGACGACCGCGGTCTCCCCCGCCTCCAGGCCGCGGTGTACCCGACGCTCGCGTCGTGGGCGGAGCCCCGAACGGACGGAACGACCACCCTTCGGATCACGTCCTGCCCCCGGCTCGATGATCACCCGGGCGCCGACGCGGCCTACGAGGCCGGCCTCGCCGCCGCCGGCGACCTCGCCCGGCGGGCACGGACCGGCGACCCGTCGGTCGCCCCCGCGCCCGCCGCCGGCGCCGACGCCGCGTCCGCGACGTTCGAGAGCGACTGCGGCCGCGAGGCGTACGCCGAGCGCGTTCGCCGCGTCAAGGAGTCGATCCGCGCGGGCGACACCTTCCAGGCGAACGTGAGCCAGCGCCTGGCGGCGCCGGCAGCGGTGCACCCCGTCACGGCCTATGCGGCGCTGCGGGCGCGCAATCCCGCGCCCTACTCGGGGCTGGTGGAGTTCCCCGGCGTCGACCTCGTGAGCGCGAGCCCGGAACTCCTGTTGCGCCGGGTTCCCGGAGCGGATCCGGACGGCGACGGCAATGTGGAAACGGACGACCGGGAGGACGGCGCTCGACTCGAAACGGAGCCCATCGCCGGGACCCGGCCGCGCGGCGGCGACCCGGAGGCCGACGCCGCGCAGGAGGCCGAACTCGCCGGCGACGAGAAAGAGCGCGCCGAGCACGCGATGCTGGTCGACTTAGAGCGAAACGACCTCGGAAAGGTCAGCGAGTACGGCAGCGTCTCGGTGCCGGAGTACCGCCGCGTCGACCGCTACTCGGAGGTGATGCATCTCGTCTCGCTGGTCGAGGGCACCGAGCGCCCCGACCGCTCGCTGGCGGACACGCTCGCGGCGGTGTCCCCCGGCGGCACCATCACCGGCGCGCCGAAGCCGAAGACGATGGCGATCATCGACGCGCTGGAGGGCACCCGGCGCGGGCCGTACACGGGCTCGATGTTCGCCGCCGGCCTCGACGGGCGGCTCGTCGCCAACATCGTCATCCGAACGCTCGTGCGGACGGACGATGAGTACCACCTCCGTGTGGGCGCGGGCGTCGTTCACGACTCCGACCCGAACGCCGAGTACGAGGAGACGCTTGCGAAGGCCCGCGCGCTCGTCAGGTCCGTGGACGACGCCCTCGACGCGGACATGGCGGTCGAGGGGGACGGTACGGGCGGGGAGAAGCGCGACGCGGAGGGGCGCGACACAGCGGAGCGCGACACAGCGGAGCGCGACACGGGGGGAGACGAGTGA
- a CDS encoding GtrA family protein, with the protein MTDDGALAALASGTRIGQFVSVGVVGFAFDIATSTALRELGVFPELAAFVGIEVAVVVMFLLNDRVTFAEEGLGGLAPTLRRLAKSNLVRAGGIAVQLLVFTALFRGLALPVSVAGIDLWFVISRAGGIGVGMVVNYVAESVFTWRVLE; encoded by the coding sequence ATGACCGACGACGGTGCGCTCGCCGCGCTGGCCTCGGGGACGCGGATCGGGCAGTTCGTCTCCGTCGGCGTCGTCGGCTTCGCCTTCGACATCGCGACCTCGACGGCGCTGCGCGAGCTCGGCGTGTTCCCGGAACTCGCCGCCTTCGTCGGGATCGAGGTGGCGGTGGTCGTGATGTTCCTGCTCAACGACCGCGTGACGTTCGCCGAGGAGGGGCTCGGCGGGCTCGCTCCGACGCTTCGCCGGCTCGCGAAGTCGAACCTCGTGCGCGCCGGCGGGATCGCCGTCCAACTGCTCGTGTTCACGGCGCTGTTCCGCGGGCTCGCGCTCCCGGTGTCGGTCGCCGGGATCGATCTCTGGTTCGTGATATCCCGGGCCGGCGGCATCGGCGTCGGAATGGTCGTCAACTACGTCGCCGAGAGCGTGTTCACCTGGCGCGTGCTGGAGTGA
- a CDS encoding glycosyltransferase, translated as MQPTVGVVVPAYHPDPGRLRTYLRAIRETIDPAELRVELDLPDGADSVDADSAAASDASVPFDLPDEVDCRVVRRRRGKGAAVTAGFEALSTDVYAFADADGATPAASLADVIAPTCDGDAALAAGSRRHPDSVVRSHQTFARRFLGDGFAWIARRLLDAELYDYQCGAKAITATAWERVRDHLYEPGFAWDIELVAVAAALDYRIAEVPIAWEDQPGSTVSPVGDTLDMGRGLLVARHRARLIRDDRLHRLIDREDGVALIDRSDDSGAVSDGSATPRATADRGTGVETAVDGRETDGTESR; from the coding sequence ATGCAGCCGACCGTCGGCGTCGTCGTCCCCGCCTACCATCCGGACCCCGGTCGGCTCCGGACGTACCTCCGTGCGATCCGCGAGACGATCGACCCCGCCGAGCTCCGCGTCGAACTCGACCTCCCGGACGGCGCCGACAGCGTGGACGCCGACTCCGCCGCCGCATCCGACGCTTCCGTGCCCTTCGATCTCCCGGACGAGGTGGACTGCCGCGTCGTCCGCCGCCGCCGCGGGAAGGGAGCGGCCGTCACCGCCGGGTTCGAGGCGCTCTCGACGGACGTGTACGCCTTCGCAGACGCCGACGGTGCCACTCCGGCGGCGTCGCTGGCGGACGTGATCGCCCCCACGTGCGACGGCGACGCCGCCCTCGCGGCGGGGTCGCGGCGCCACCCGGATTCCGTGGTTCGATCCCACCAGACGTTCGCCCGGCGGTTCCTCGGCGACGGGTTCGCGTGGATCGCCCGCCGCCTGTTGGACGCGGAGCTGTACGACTACCAGTGCGGCGCGAAGGCGATCACGGCGACGGCGTGGGAGCGCGTCCGCGACCACCTGTACGAGCCGGGGTTCGCGTGGGACATCGAACTCGTCGCCGTCGCGGCGGCGCTGGACTACCGGATCGCGGAGGTGCCGATCGCGTGGGAGGACCAGCCCGGGTCGACGGTGTCGCCCGTCGGCGACACGCTCGACATGGGGCGCGGGCTGTTGGTGGCGCGCCACCGCGCGCGACTCATCCGCGACGACCGGCTCCACCGCCTGATCGACCGCGAGGACGGCGTCGCACTGATCGACCGGTCCGACGACAGCGGCGCCGTGAGCGACGGGAGTGCGACCCCGAGAGCTACGGCCGACCGCGGCACCGGCGTGGAGACCGCCGTCGACGGCCGCGAAACCGACGGGACCGAGTCGCGATGA
- a CDS encoding aminotransferase class IV: MSDDEDHAGTDGNRASDDDATAAVGDRVYHVDGELVPATEASVSVTDRGFQYGDAAFETVRAYGGTLWRWDAHVERLFGSLDALGMPADELGLSALDLEARVRDTLRANDLANAYVRLSVTRGETAGFAPPAAGETDPTVVVLVKPLPRGGSPDAGGESVWDGPATLQTVKTRRVPDRAVPSDAKTHNYLNNVLARVETRVTGADEAVMLDDDGHVAECATANLFFVADDAIHTPSLDGPILPGVTRAEVLDIAREEGFPVEAGAYTPDDVRGADEAFIASSIRELRPVGTYDGVDVGGGPVTTLLSRLYDERVEAVCYADDPAEGAGAGGTDGDGGHDPE, translated from the coding sequence ATGAGCGACGACGAGGACCACGCCGGTACCGACGGGAACCGCGCCAGCGACGACGACGCGACGGCGGCCGTCGGCGACCGCGTCTACCACGTCGACGGCGAGTTGGTTCCCGCGACCGAGGCGTCGGTGTCGGTGACGGATCGCGGCTTCCAGTACGGCGACGCCGCCTTCGAGACGGTCCGCGCGTACGGCGGAACGCTGTGGCGGTGGGACGCTCACGTCGAGCGCCTGTTCGGCAGCCTCGACGCCCTCGGGATGCCGGCGGACGAGCTCGGGCTGTCGGCGCTGGATCTGGAGGCCCGCGTCCGCGACACCCTCCGCGCGAACGACCTCGCGAACGCATACGTCCGCCTGTCGGTGACGCGCGGGGAGACGGCGGGATTCGCGCCGCCCGCGGCCGGCGAGACGGACCCCACGGTCGTCGTCCTCGTGAAGCCGCTCCCACGGGGCGGCAGCCCCGACGCCGGCGGCGAGTCCGTCTGGGACGGGCCGGCGACGCTGCAGACGGTGAAGACCCGCAGAGTGCCCGACCGCGCGGTCCCGAGCGACGCGAAGACGCACAACTACCTCAACAACGTCCTCGCCCGCGTGGAGACGCGCGTGACCGGCGCCGACGAGGCGGTCATGCTCGACGACGACGGCCACGTCGCCGAGTGCGCGACGGCGAATCTGTTCTTCGTCGCCGACGACGCCATCCACACTCCCTCGCTCGACGGACCGATACTCCCCGGCGTCACCCGCGCCGAGGTGCTCGATATCGCCCGCGAGGAAGGGTTCCCCGTCGAGGCGGGCGCCTACACCCCCGACGACGTGCGCGGCGCCGACGAGGCGTTCATCGCCTCCTCGATACGGGAGCTCCGACCCGTCGGGACCTACGACGGCGTCGACGTGGGAGGTGGCCCGGTGACGACGCTCCTGTCGCGGCTGTACGACGAGCGCGTGGAGGCTGTATGCTACGCCGACGACCCGGCGGAGGGAGCCGGCGCCGGCGGCACCGACGGCGACGGCGGGCACGATCCGGAATAG
- a CDS encoding Rieske (2Fe-2S) protein, with protein MDENARVADGDEVVEGETVLFTLRDDEGELAEAFCTRLADGTVVAYRNYCQHWTDVRLDKADGARVTNGEVWCQKHGATFQLDTGYCDFGPCEGSVMEAVDVTVADGGVYVDDEGYTFEQLGPGGVDEGDGGDSRIDFTGN; from the coding sequence ATGGACGAAAACGCGCGTGTCGCCGACGGCGACGAGGTCGTCGAAGGCGAGACGGTGTTGTTCACCCTCCGCGACGACGAGGGCGAACTGGCGGAGGCGTTCTGCACCCGCCTGGCGGACGGAACGGTCGTCGCGTACCGCAACTACTGCCAGCACTGGACCGACGTGCGCCTCGACAAGGCCGACGGCGCGCGCGTCACGAACGGCGAGGTGTGGTGTCAGAAACACGGGGCCACCTTCCAGCTCGACACCGGCTACTGCGACTTCGGCCCCTGTGAGGGCTCGGTGATGGAGGCCGTCGACGTGACCGTCGCCGACGGCGGCGTGTACGTCGACGACGAGGGGTACACCTTCGAGCAGCTCGGCCCCGGCGGCGTCGACGAGGGCGACGGCGGCGACAGCCGGATCGACTTCACCGGGAACTGA